The Sphaerodactylus townsendi isolate TG3544 linkage group LG02, MPM_Stown_v2.3, whole genome shotgun sequence DNA segment TCTACCTCTCTGCCAGGCAAGACAGTTGGCACCATATCTCTGCTGTGTTGGATCTAGTCAGTGATCCATACAATGGTCACTTCTAGGTTAGATTATTGTAGCTCGCTTTAtactggcctgcccttgaacctaatccTGAAATTAAAACTTGTGCAGCATGCGACTGCAAGGTTCCTGGTAGGAGCCTCAGGCAGGGACCATATTACATTGGTCCTTTTCTATCTACATTGGTTGCCCATCGAGTACCAGGttatcttcaaggttttggtccTAACCTTTAAAGTCTTGAGCAGTCCTGGACCTGTGTACCTtggggaccgcctctccccatattgcccaagcaggcccctctgctcctcggatgggaatcttctggtagtccctggcccaaaaaccatccagctggccttgaccctgagcccttcggggatagggcggggtataaatctaagtaataaatagataaataaataaagcctatGTGAGAGCATGAAGCACAACCAGAAATATCCTCAATAATGTGCCAGTTTTTTAagatcaattttttttattttgctagcCATGGAAGTGAAATTAAAAGCACAAGTAATTTCTAGGCCCGATTCTTAGATTTAGGTGTTAAGAAATCTTGTGAATCCTTTTCTTGAACTCTGTCTCATGCTTTATCTACAGTATATTCAGGTGCATAAGCTGGTGAATAagcattttcctttccctttcaaaaTGTTGAGGTTCTGAGGAGTTTTTCCTAATTCTTAAAATTAAGAGAAAGGACTTGCAATGAAGTGCAGTATTTTTATCTGTTATTGCTCACCTAATCTATCTTATAATgttctttagtttttaaaaaggatatcTCTCTCTCACTCAAAAGTATAGTTATTGATCCCAAGAATTCTTTAGTTTTGCAGGAATTCATGAAAAGATTGAATGAAGATTATTCTCTCATGAAAATCAAGAAGATgactattttatttcatttacaagGCATAAACAAGATTCTTGAATGGTGCCCAGCAGAATTTATCACCCCAAAATATGACCACATCATACCTAATTATCAAGAAGAGCATATGCCCACTTTTTGTATTTTCAGGGTCTTAAGTAAATTGCCTTGCTAATAAAATCATGCCTTCATCAACTAGATAATTGAAATTGAATAAATGGCAGATGCCAATCACACCAAGACCACCGTCAAGGACttcattctctcctgatgctatcacccacatttggttcagggagtccaaagttatggagtcccaaacggggtgccccatcccccattgtttccaatgggagctaataggagatggtcgataactttggaccccctgaaccaaacttcaccaaacctgggaggtatcaccaggagagtctcttactgacacCACCaaggttttatgaagttttgtccagggggaccaaagctatggactcccaaagggggtgcccccatcgcacattgtttccaatggaagctaatagaagatgggggctacacctttcagggtccataactttggaccccctgaaccaaacttcaccaaacctgggtggtatcattaggagagtctcctaaatataccctgaaagtttggtgctgctagcttaacaattgcacccctgacagcaggcacccccccaaatttccccagattttccttttaaatccccccttttggcatgggtttaaagggagaatctgaggtccccagtttaaacattgaaagggatgctgtttcgtggtgggggagaatcaacccccaaatagcatcactttcaatgttgtttaaactgggaaccccagattctccctttaatgtggatttaaaaggagaatctgggctccctagtttaaacaccattgaaaacgatgctgtttgggggtggattccatcatcACTTGGTTAagctagggaggccagattctccttttaaatccacctcaaagggagaaccTGGtgattcccagtttaaataacattgaaagtgatgctgtttcccccagttggggggggggggactggatacaacaccataaaatgttttcatagcagtaataaaacattttgaaagcattttgaaaatgttttcccaaaaaattatttctgctgtgtggcatggcctattgctgtgctcagatttgtgagttgggggatgttctataatgtgatggtgactttgaaatgacctagtataaaaaaatcattgcttggtcatggttggGAAGGGCACCAATGAggggtggcgccaaactccagtttgcctagatacaccactgagcgtagctacaagggggacggggtgtgtgcattgcatcgggcatgcgcctgggggggcatcaaacccagtttttgcccagggctccagtttgcctagttacaccactgctcCCCACCAATCCAGACATGCCCCAAAGGAGAAGAACACAATGCCAACTATGAGTGCAACCAATCACCTCCCTGCCTTATATCAGCCAAACCCCTCCTTAAGCACCCAGTTGAGTTCACCCCAGCCCTACACAAAATCTATCCAAAACATCCCAGAATTCAGTAGGTAGGCTGGGCAGCATGGGACTCTTTCTTAGAGAGAGCCATATGGTACTTTCGTGGCAGGAAAAGCCCTTAACACTAATACCCAAGGGGGAGAGCAAAGACCATATGTATTTCCATACTTGTTCACATTCAGTGTTGCCTCTGGCATCTTGCCTTGCTACTTCCTCCACCTGCCATCCTTGTCATCCTGTTTCCCAATTTAGGGGCCCTCTGACAACTCCCTTGGCAGACATTCCTGGATGGCCATCTTGTTGAGTGTTAAAGCCTAAAATAAACCCTTAATTAAAATCTTGGTAAAAATATGTGTTTTAGCTTGGCACCTAAATGAAAGCAAAGTAGGTGCTAAGGAAGTGTGAAGGTTAAAGGCATTCCAACTACAGATTGATACCTTGTTTCTAGTCAACACTCACCTTATCTTTGAAGACAGGGGCAGAGAAAACAGAGATTGAGAGGTATGTTTTAAATGGCAGACTGAACCATATGAGAGGAGATGTTCCTTCAGATACCCTGATCCCAAGCCTCTAAGGGCCTTAAAGACTAAAACAAAACTTTGAATTATGTCCCAAAACAGATGAGTAATCAGAGCAGATCCTGTCAGCTAAttgcgcgctctctctctcagaGGAGAAGAATTGTTATAGAGTTCTTTGGGGGAAGGGGTGATCctaatgtatatataaatatctgTCTATCTGGAAAAGTTGTTCAGAAGAACTGGGAGATGGAGAAGAATCTACAAGTAATCTAGACTGCTGAGGTCTTTTTCAAGGTTAGCTCAAATAAGATTTTTATTCTTCCCTGTGTGTATTTTTCAAAATGATTGTCCCATGTATATAGAGAGATGGTAGTACAAAAAACCCCCTATAAATATCATGTATGAGGAATATAGCCATGAAACTTGCCATGAAGACATGGTtggaagtcaatttatggctcaGTATGGGTATTTACTGTAAATGTATGGGAACACAACCATAGTGTACTTGATTCTTCATCCATAGAAAAGACTTTTTATAAAGAGTCAAGGATATGGTATCTCTCAGAAGACTTGAGGACCTTTCCCTTCTATAACTAAAAATTATGTCTGTTGTGAGTTCTACAACTGATTCCTACAACTAATATCCCATGGAAATGAGGAATGTTTTACATCTCTTGAATGTGTTCATCTGAATACATATTAGCAATTTGTTTCTCTTAAGACAGAATGGATTGCCTGCACATATTGGAATGAAGACTGGAATAGAAGTGTTCATGATTAAATTCCGAAGCTGAAGATATACATAGAAGTTGCTGATTCAGAGTGATGCACTGATTTCCTACAATGGGAATACAAATGGAAGATTCTGGGAaatttctcccacccccccttcaaaaaaaatcattttttccatGTTTGGATGCTTCTGATTTCCTGGGCCATGACATTTTTTGGTTTCAAGTAGATCCATGCAAGGAAGAAGTGCAGCATGTTTCCAGATCATCATGTTTGGAGGCAAGCCACAGAGAGCTGcaattctccttctctccttcctttgtgAGGAGTGgagctcttttttttctttgcaagaacAATTGCTGGAAACACCTTGTTCAGAGTTGGTGTGTGCAGTTCAAATATTTTCATAATAcatttgcatctggatttttGGGTACAGCACTCTTGATTATCTCTATTTTTTTTGAAAGTATTGTCATGGGTGTAGAAGTGGGACTTTAGTCTTGAAAATTTGTTGgcattatttttgtcatttccccTGAGGCAGCAGAAGTGGGAAGGGAGAGATGGAAAGAGTAGAAACCGGTCCCAGAGTTATCATGCTGCCATTGTTCCTGATGGAGGTTTTCCCCAGCTGCTAGCATCAGAGATGGCAGAGTTCACCCCACAGCTATAAAATGATGAGTGGACTTCTAGACCACcaccaattctttttttaaaaagtatttagcTTCTTTCATTATGAAGTTATGACTTTCATTTAGATATCTGCAAAGGAAGATCTAAAAACATTCTTTTTTGTGAAAGAtgggaatttagagaacctgATCCTCATATTGTTACATAAATAAAGCactatttaaattattatttttttaatgctacaATGAGACATTTGTGGAGAGGAGCCTTCAGTGAGGATAATTCTGTTATGGTAAGTCTAGGCTATGCTCAGCGCTTTCCCTTTTTAAACATAATGGTCCATGGTTGAAggcaagatctacctgaccatcAACTGTTAGCTGGCATCTCTTGTCTCAAGGGGAAAGAGATGCTAACAGCTCTTTCCCGAGCCagctttttctctttccctccccactcctgcacctccTGCTGACCCCAAAACACTGCTGAAATTCCCAGAGATACATTTTCATTACCCCTAGGGTTTTAGGACTATTGAAGACATTTCAGGTGCTCATGCAAAATGACTGATTTAAGGCATAATTTTGGCTTGGGTATACACAAATGCACACCTCTAATGTGAGCTACACTTAATGCACAGTCTGCTGTGTCTACTAGTACCTTGACACCTTCATCCTGCCTAAAGTGTTACTTGGTTCCTAATGCCTCAAGTTTGGCCTcttccacagatgcagaataatacacattcaatccactttatCTCTCACAAAAGCATAGTTCTTGATCCTTTGCATGAATGGTAAATAGTATTTCCTAATTTATATTTGCAGGAATTCATGCAAGGATTGAATGAAGATTATTATCTCATAGACATCAAGAAGATGACTACTGTATTTCATTTACAAGGCCTAAACAAGATTcttgaaatggtgcccaggagaaTTTATCTCCCCAAAATGTGACTGTATCATACCTAACCATCAAGAAGAGCATATGTTCACTTTTCTTATCTTCAGGATCTTAAGCAAATGCCCTCACTAATAAAATCATCAACTAGATAATTGAAATGGAATAAATGGCAGATGCCAATCACACCAAGACCACCGTCAAGGAGTTCATTCTCTTGGGGATCACTGATCGTCCAGACCTACAGAACCCTCTCTTTGTTGTGTTCCTTCTGAACTATATTATCACTGTGATGGGAAATTTGGGGATAATTCTCTTAATCAGGATGGATCCTCATCTCCACACTCCCATGTACTTCTTCCTCTGCCACCTGGCTTTTGTTGACCTTTGCTATTCCTCTGTCATTGCTCCTAAAATGCTGACAAACTTTTTAGCAGCTAAAAAAACAATTTCATACAATGCATGTGCAGCACAGCTGGGCTGCTTCCTAACATTTATGATCACAGAATGTTTCCTCCTGGCAGTGATGGCATACGACCGCTATGTAGCCATCTGTAACCCACTGCTTTATCAAACCATCATGTCTCAGAGAGTGTGTATCCAATTGGTAGCTGTCCCTTATATATACAGCTTTGGCGTGGCTCTGTTCCACACCATAGTGACATTCCGTTTGTCCTTCTGCTCTGCAAACGTGATCAATCATTTCTACTGTGATGACCTCCCACTGTTAGCCCTTTCTTGCTCTGACACCAGCACCAAACAGATCCTGATCTATGTGTTTGCTGGGTTTGACATGATATGCTCACTTCTCATTGTATTAATctcttattcttttattctttctaaTATCCTCAGAATACGTTCTGCTCAAAGTCGACAAAAAGCTTTTTCTACCTGTTCCTCCCATCTGACAGCTGTTACCATCTTCTATGGAACACTGATGTTTATGTATTTGCAACCTAGTACTAACCATTCTCTAGCAACAGATAAAATTGCTTCTGTTTTCTACACTCTGGTGATTCCCATGTTGAATCCTTTGATCTACAGTCTGAGAAATAAGGAAGTTAAGGCTGCTCTGAAGAGATCAATCGAAAGATTTGTGCTTGTTCTCAGATGAAGATATAGAagctcattgtttccaatgaataTTATGCAGAGCAATTAAAAGTAATATGGAGGGCtcagtctccagcatctccagttagatgATACTACGGGGTACAAAATACATTTACACAAAATCGTGGATAGCCATTACCAACCTTAGGAGATTACTCACTTTGCTGGACCAATGGTAAAATCAACATTTATTAACTCTTTATTACAAACTGATGGTATGTACATACATATATGATGTGTTCAATGCAATATTTGAACAGGGCAAGTATAAGGAATAAATTCTCTTTAGTGTGTTCCCACTGAATTCCTTTGATATCTTCACCATCAGTTCACACCCTATATTACTGATTTCTAACCCCTAATATTCTTAATATTCTTTATTACAGGTTGGTAATTTCTTACAACTTCATGACTGTGACTCCACACTACctggaataagaataagaatgaaATGGGTCCATatcacacagcctaaataagatgtcctggggacacttaaaaaaggcatcctggggagGCACTCCACACTGCtcttttcccaagacatccttaggatgccttatttcaggtCAATGTGTCTTTTTTGAGGAACACTTCAACGTGCCTCTTTTCTCCCTAAGTCACCTGCAAGATATCTCCTGCCCGACTgtatggaatgcagagctcaggaggcatcttatttttcctgcccgaccattttgctctctggtcagtttcattctcagcttgtgcccagcattttgtgtgctggtgaagggattctccctgtcaccatttgctgaaggttccccccaggacttttgctctgcaggcaccaatcctggacaccttttcaatccaaaaagtacatagttgtactcaccTGGTCCTGTCGGTTCTGAcaatatatatagtttttccctctttttattttggaggagtatcaatgcttctcaatgggcagtagaccactgtcccaatacttttcaatgggagtcctccaagtggctaagattctcttatgtgtgtctgtgtatctttgaagataactcctccaaaataaaaaaaataggaaaactatatatggtcagaattggcaggaccatgTTGAGTTGGACACAAAACTGGAAGTGTCAAAGAATGTGGAAGCAGTttagaaacaaaggccccttccacacatgcagaataatgcactttcaatccactttcaatggtgaGTGGGATTTGAATGACTGAAACATTGCAGCATTATCATAAATAGTGGGAAGAACCAGCCCTTTCCTGAGAAGGTAGCCATGTAAGAACGCATCTCCCAGTTCCAAACAAGAGGCCATTTCATCTCTAAATACACAGCTCATCTCTGCTGCTTTCTAACAGCCTTAGAAGAATCATCTTGATCAACTGCATTCATCTAAATCTTTAGAATGGACCTTCTTGCCCTTCACAACAGACATCATTCAAGCCTCCACCCTTctaaatgcagatttttttctccaagggggAGTGTCTCCAAAGGGGAAGTTATTTGataaaattacagctgtaaaacagtgacaatgtaaatgaggtggtcattaaaggtattagaggaagaaacatttGGTTAGTACAACATTGgtcaggcaagcacattaacaaaTCTATTGTCTTCACCAGAGTGTACGGTCCAGGGCTGGAAATGGGAACTCTCTCCATGTCAAGGTTGGGTGGAGGACCATTTACATTTgttcaatgaaataaaaaatcaCTCCAGAGAACAAGGAGCTGCTAGGGGATTGCACTGCTTCATCTCAGAAGGGGCACCCaagcaagaaaaaagaataaCCAGGATGTGGTCATGGGCTTGAGAATAAGCAGATCCAAGGagctttgttctttctttccttccaggagaACTCAGTTTTAGCTATGCGACTGAAGTTTAGTGCTGTGACTGAAGATTTAAAAAGCATCATTGTCTCTGTTGCTGGCAAGACAACCATGGCTGGGTAACTTGAAGGATACCTGAAAAGATCAACTTAGCCCCAGCTTTATATAAATGCCACTCAACTCTTTGTTCTTGCATTGCCAGACCAATCTCATTCCTCTTCTCATTTCAATTCTTTTCTCCTCTACACCCCTTTCTTTGTGTGTCTTTTTTCACTCAGCAAGGTTTATGGCAGGGCCTACATATTGTTTTATCTACAGCACCTGCCAGTGTGTGTAGCACAAAACGTTGTAATAGGTGTGAGCCTGGACAAAACACAATTTTGATCTGggaagcaggaggaaaaaaagtatATTTGTATCTAACCCTtctgccgccccccgccccccctggcCACTTTTCTTTACATCATGTTGGCTATCTGCCAGCATTTCTACCTTTACATTATGCAAAATCACAGTAACATGGAAAATTCAAACACAATAATATTTTTGACATATAGCAGTCTCATGAGGCTgacccacacacaaaaaatggcaAGATATTGGTTTCAGGCCCTAACCCGCATTTACAGGCAAAGTGTGTGTGGTACTGAGACTcaacagaaaagaaaggcaatCCTTTCTAATGAAGATGAGGTAGCAATTAACTATACTCTGACtaaaagaaaaacccaaaattGTACCTTCATTCGCCAAAcactggactgtctttgttttagaatgctgtgTTTGGGTCCTAGTCCCAACCtggttctgttaggtaggcactaggaccaaaatggagcattctaaaacaaagaaagtccagcatgtggcgaatgaagttacaaATTTGGGTTTTTCTTTTGGTCAGAAAGAGTTTGTGCATAGTATAATTATATTCTGCTTTGAGCAAAAGTCCTTTTCTATACTGATTTAGACCTCCAAGAGCTCCAAGCACAAGCAAGATATGAGCTCCTAGCACAAGCAGTACTGTGTATTGTGACAATAATCAGGATATTGAAATCTACAAATACAGCAAACTGACTGACTATATTTGTGACCATTGTTAAGAacaacccccgcccccaatctgCAGGCCATTTTTAGGAACTGTGATCAAGAAACAGTTCCAATTCTAATTAGCAACTTCTTCAATGGCCTAGTGAGATTTTATTAAAATAAGTGTGTGACTGCATCTACATAGTACccaagagaagggaaacaaatgagTAATTGTGTACAGAGGACATTGTTAGCATTATTTTGGGACTCTCTGTTTACAAAGTcctattatttttaattgcaacAAATGTAACTCTGCAACATACTTTATAATTGTTCCCCAAGCAGTCTGTTTACTACTGTTTAACTAGTTAATCCCAAAAGtgtttttctccccaaatggAATGATGATGTAAAATGCACTTTAATCGTatatatgtatgtgaagtttggatcagtGCCAGATTTTAACTCATGTCAGGAATTGTTTGTAGGAACCATGTGTATACAGAGGTAAAACAATTCTTAGTATCAGCATTTTGATCAATTGCCAGCCTCAGCCATTTGCTTGCTATCTTTTAATGTTGCCATTTAACACATACTCATGTCATGGAGTCAAGGATAATGTTATATATAATATTAGAAGGAATATATATGTATAACATTATCCTTGACTCCATGccatgagtatgtgtgtgtgtgtgtgtgtttgtgcgtgtgcacacatacatatatatacaaacaAATTATATATGGGCATCTTCCtacaaacaaatatatatgtGGGCATCTGTGCTTTTCTTAGTGGTAACAAATTCATTTTGGTTCATGGCAGCAGTTGCTGTCCAGTCAGCACCCACCCATAACCATGAACCAAAATGAATTTGTTACCACTATGAAAAGCACAGATGCCCATGAGATGCTCTGGCATCATCTGAGATGGCAAACAGGACCCTGAAAGTGTGCATGTACTGGCCTGGCTGCTTCAAGGTCCTGACCGTCATGATAAGAATAACACCCGCCCCCAACCCAGCAACTAAGCATCAATGCATCAATAGGTTCAGCGCAGTGTGCCAAAGGAATGGACAGCACACTAGAAGTG contains these protein-coding regions:
- the LOC125427173 gene encoding olfactory receptor 1038-like isoform X2 — its product is MSKNCTTVKEFILLGITDRPDLQNPLFVVFLLNYIITVMGNLGIILLIRMDPHLHTPMYFFLCHLAFVDLCYSSVIAPKMLTNFLAAKKTISYNACAAQLGCFLTFMITECFLLAVMAYDRYVAICNPLLYQTIMSQRVCIQLVAVPYIYSFGVALFHTIVTFRLSFCSANVINHFYCDDLPLLALSCSDTSTKQILIYVFAGFDMICSLLIVLISYSFILSNILRIRSAQSRQKAFSTCSSHLTAVTIFYGTLMFMYLQPSTNHSLATDKIASVFYTLVIPMLNPLIYSLRNKEVKAALKRSIERFVLVLR
- the LOC125427173 gene encoding olfactory receptor 1038-like isoform X3, which produces MRNITTVKEFILLGITDRPDLQNPLFVVFLLNYIITVMGNLGIILLIRMDPHLHTPMYFFLCHLAFVDLCYSSVIAPKMLTNFLAAKKTISYNACAAQLGCFLTFMITECFLLAVMAYDRYVAICNPLLYQTIMSQRVCIQLVAVPYIYSFGVALFHTIVTFRLSFCSANVINHFYCDDLPLLALSCSDTSTKQILIYVFAGFDMICSLLIVLISYSFILSNILRIRSAQSRQKAFSTCSSHLTAVTIFYGTLMFMYLQPSTNHSLATDKIASVFYTLVIPMLNPLIYSLRNKEVKAALKRSIERFVLVLR
- the LOC125427173 gene encoding olfactory receptor 1038-like isoform X4, which translates into the protein MGNLGIILLIRMDPHLHTPMYFFLCHLAFVDLCYSSVIAPKMLTNFLAAKKTISYNACAAQLGCFLTFMITECFLLAVMAYDRYVAICNPLLYQTIMSQRVCIQLVAVPYIYSFGVALFHTIVTFRLSFCSANVINHFYCDDLPLLALSCSDTSTKQILIYVFAGFDMICSLLIVLISYSFILSNILRIRSAQSRQKAFSTCSSHLTAVTIFYGTLMFMYLQPSTNHSLATDKIASVFYTLVIPMLNPLIYSLRNKEVKAALKRSIERFVLVLR
- the LOC125427173 gene encoding olfactory receptor 1038-like isoform X1; protein product: MADANHTKTTVKEFILLGITDRPDLQNPLFVVFLLNYIITVMGNLGIILLIRMDPHLHTPMYFFLCHLAFVDLCYSSVIAPKMLTNFLAAKKTISYNACAAQLGCFLTFMITECFLLAVMAYDRYVAICNPLLYQTIMSQRVCIQLVAVPYIYSFGVALFHTIVTFRLSFCSANVINHFYCDDLPLLALSCSDTSTKQILIYVFAGFDMICSLLIVLISYSFILSNILRIRSAQSRQKAFSTCSSHLTAVTIFYGTLMFMYLQPSTNHSLATDKIASVFYTLVIPMLNPLIYSLRNKEVKAALKRSIERFVLVLR